In the Thunnus albacares chromosome 10, fThuAlb1.1, whole genome shotgun sequence genome, AGCAAGATCCATATAGTAGCTTTTTTGGAGTGctcaatcatatcacatgatcttcatcagcagtctacaaaaacactcaaatagTCCCCAATGGCTAATATATTTCAAGAAACTCAACTTCTCACAACTTATGGTATTAACATTTtccaaatgtatttatatatatatgatacaATCAGACAAACATCTAATCTTCATCTTCCCAAACATCTGACAACCAGAGGTCAATTTTCAATCAGATCCAGGGTCCAAATTTGACCCTATTATCTGGGAAGGCTgagaagtccttaaagtgcCCAGAAAAGGGAAAGATCTACAATTCCAAGGTAACTTatcaaactccatctgctgatgaagacaatgtgatatgatcaaaagctgcAGAACAGCCACTAAATTAAACTGGTGGTGTGATTGTTATTTCCATGGTCAGGAATGAACTTTAAACCTGACTGAGATGGTTTAACAGCCACAGATGTGCAGACAcgcaacatttttgttttggtcagCAGTGTTACCCCACCGTTTATACAGGGTTTGTAGGCATTAAACTTTTACGAACACAGATTGCTGGTCAGCTAAAGACCGCTTAAAGACCTTACTGGCTTAAAAAGCAAATTGATACGAGATGATCAGCATTACTTTATGACTTCATGTCAAGGTCTCTGGCACAGTCAGAAGCAGGTGGGGCCTCTGCATTTTTAATTAGTCTGCATATTCACGCCAGCCCCAAAGCATTAGAGACTGAGTGTGATGGCTGGATTCCTGACCTACTTTATAATTGATAGGCCACTTATGTATAATGCATCACCTGCAGCCTTCgtgagataaagaaaaaaagtcagtcTCAGCAGCATTTTGGGGGGGTGGACAGTTGTTGCCATGTTGCTAGGAGTACAATACAGAGCTTTTCCTTAGGGATGATAAACACATCCTGTAACTTTCAATACATATAACTGTTGCATGTGTCACCTCTGCAGACACACATGTCATGAAAGCAAATTCTCAACATGCCATCAGTTAGactcaaataaatgttttcttttgatgaCAGTGCTGCAAAACAGATTAAATCCATGCTCAGTTGCACTAAGATGATGAACTAGCTCAAGATTGTAATGGATTTGACAaattattacatatattttaagaagtgacatacagtacagagcCTGTTGGGGCGTTTTCAGACCTGCACTGGTTAGTTCAGTTGAATTGGATGAATGTGGACCAAAACAATTGTACCGAGACCCTTTGTGGATGTAGTCTTGGTCAAGGTGTACCAGGCATACTGTGAAGGTTGAGCTAAATGGCTCCCATAGCAGAGTGCACTGGATAATTGAAATCATCAGTTGCTAGCAGCAAACCAGAGAGTGAATGACGGTCCGATTGGGTCCAACCTGGACTAGAGCTAATTATGTTCTTTCTCCTGCCCCAGGCAGATCTGACCTATGAGAGGATTGATCATTCTCATAtggcttgtagtgatgcattttgattTGCTTGGATTTGTGTGAGAAGAAAGTGAACCACAGAGAAAACATGCCAAATTTTCCAACTCATCCACTGCTTCGAACCAGAACGAAGTATAATTTCAGAAATGCCCTTAGTGAGCAGTGTAATGGTTACATAGTTCAAGCAGAACACTGAAATCGTGCTTGCATTGGCTGATTGGCGCCAGCTGCTTCATTCATGCTTCACGATCGCTGGTTCATTCTCCAGCTGCTTGGCTACCAGCTGACAAGTGATGCCCAATCATATTCATGTAAGTGTACAGCAAGTGTATTACCCTGCTAATACGTATGTGCCAATGCTGTTTGCTACTGCAGCACCCTCTGCCACCCCAGCCACTTTGTATCGTTAATTTGTTGAagtttttatgtatgtttattcTCTCAGGAGAATCCTCATCACTGCTTAGATTATCTGAGAGCTCTCTCAAAGAGAAGAGCCTTTTACACCGAATCTAACTGTATAACCATTTACTATAAATGGTCAATTCCTCAATATTCCTCAACAGTTCCTCTGACTGAactataaatatttttgttttaacaatgttttttttttctttaaaaaaaaaaaacaaccaaaaaaactTCCATCCATGGTAGCAGGCTAAATAAAGTAGGTCAGACACTCTTCTTCCCAGTCATGTCCATCAGCTACTCCTGAAAGAACCCTGAGGTGTTCCCAGGCCAGATGGGATATATAATCCCTCCAGTGTGTTCTGGGCCTGCCCCAGGGTCTCTTCTCAGTTGGATGTGCCTGTAATACTGTTCCTCCACAGGCAAGGATTCAGGAGTCATCCTAATCTGATGCCCAAACAACTTTAACTACCTTCTTTCAATGCAAAGGAGCGGTTGTTCTAGTCAGAGCTcctgttgggtctctgtaaatgaaagagtaCGGTCCAGACCTGCTCTCTGTGAAAAGTGCCCCGAAATAACttatgttgtgatttggcgccatataaataaaactggctTGACTTGACTTCCAGATGTTTTAGCTCCTCACCCAGTCCCTGTAGAGTTACTGCATTTGTAAATATTATGTGGAAGATGATAATGATGTGTATTTCAATGAGTGAGAGATCTTTGAATAAGATTTGTCAAAATCTTTACAGTTATCatttatctttcttctttcttttgcttttctcCCACCTTTTCCTGCTCTTAGTGCTGATGGGACCTATGAAGTCTCCTTCTACTCCAATGCTGTGGTCTCCAACAATGGTGAGGTGGCCTGGCTTCCACCAGCTATCTATAAGTCAGCCTGCAAAATCGAAGTCCGTGACTTTCCCTTTGACCAGCAGAACTGCACCCTCAAGTTCCGCTCCTGGACCTACGACCACACTGAAATTGATCTCATCCTCCTCAGTGATTTTGCCAGTCGTGATGACTTCAAACCCAGCGGTGAGTGGGATATTGTTTCACTGCCTGGACGCAAGAATGAAGACCCTGACGACATCAGATACCTGGATATCACCTATGACTTTATTATCAAGAGAAAACCTCTGTTCTACACCATCAACCTGATCATCCCTTGCATCCTGATCACCTCTCTGGCTATTCTGGTGTTCTACCTCCCGTCAGACTGTGGCGAGAAGATGACCCTCTGCATCTCTGTCCTCCTGGCCCTTACTGTGTTTTTACTCCTTATCTCAAAGATTGTGCCACCTACGTCTTTAGCAGTGCCTCTGATTGGGAAGTACCTGATGTTTACGATGGTGCTGGTCACCTTCTCCATCGTCACCAGCGTTTGTGTCCTTAATGTGCACCATCGGTCCCCCAGTACACACACCATGCCTCCTTGGGTTAAGCGCATCTTCTTGTACCGACTCCCTTCCTACCTCTTCATGCGGAGACCTGGTAGCTCCAACATCCGTGAGAAATTTCGAAAAAAACACCAGCAGCGATCGTACTCTGACCAGAAGCTGCGTGGAGCAGATGGGGGGACTGGAGGTTCTGCAGGAATGGCTGATTCCTCCTCATCCTTCTTTGTCAATGAGGAGTCGGCCAAACGCTATGGCTGGAAGATCAGCGACATGTCAGAGAACACAGAGTTCAGGAAGAGGATGACGCTCAAGTGCAACATTGATGTGGAGGATGCAGTGGATGGCGTGCGCTACATTGCTGAGAAGATGAAGactgaggatgatgatgaagggGTAGGTATTTGACAAAAGTGACTGAATGTGTGCACTGAAGTGTGTGAGTCAAAACATAGCATactgattgccatgaaatttgttgctgttgtccatggttcccagaggaagAATTCTCATGACTTTGTCTATCCCTTGAATTCCCATCTCGTACCACAATTATGTCAAATTATACATTTACTTGATGGATTGGCAtaaattcacacattcatggCTCCAGACAATGTATCCTAAACCACGGATTTCTCCTTTAGCGCCACCAAAAGGTTCAAATTTatggttcagagtgaaatgtctcaacaaatgTTGGATGGATAGCCTTAAAATTTGGTAcaaagcatgctaacatgctaaacaaagaTACTGAACTTGATAAACTGTATACCCTCTAAATGTCAGAATGTTAGCATGGTCATTGCAAGCATGTAACATGAGGACTTTGCATTTAACTCAAATAACTGTTGTGCCTAagaacagcctcacagagctgctagcatctCAGTAGACTGTCACAGTGGAATCTGTGCATATCTGATTGTGTACATATTGTTAATTATTTGtgtttcaaatgtttattttctagCCACCTATGTTATGTGATGGGTTTCATTATGTAATTATATCATATGTGTTTGGTGAATTATGAAATTGTTTTTGGAGTGAGAGCATTCTTGTCTGTATCACATTCAGTCACTTTGTCtttatgcatatttttaaatattacacaAGATTGTCATTTGTACTAAGTTCTCAAATTAACTTTGATTTCTGCATTTGATTAGATGCAAAATTTGTCACAgcatgaggaaaaaacaaacctaGCTCTGATACATTGTGCCTGCCCTCAGAGCAAAACCTTTAATTCAGTGACTTGTGAATTCATACTCCTTAGTATTATGTCACTGCTGTTTCAGCCACTAAATAAAAAGTACCAAAGATGAGAATTcatataaaaaacaactttgaaaCCAGATTGAATTGAATTCAGTTCACTTTAGTTCAGGAAGTTAAACACAACAATGGTAATATTTAACATcaaacttctctctctttctccctgcaGATCATTGAAGACTGGAAGTACGTAGCCATGGTGATCGACCGTCTCTTCCTGTggatctttgtgtgtgtatgtgtggtcgGGACAGTCGGTCTCTTCATGCAGCCTCTGTTCCAGAGTTACAACACCCCCATTATTGATGACATGGACCATAACTGAAACCCGATTCCTGAACTTTGATCTCAACATGACCCAGAAATCAACTTTGAGTCCCCCCAGAAACAGAGCTCTGATAACATTTTAACACATGAACTCACACGTCCGCCTCGCACTGCACTCTCACTGGGAAATGATAATAATGCACTTTAGCCCTCTTCCAATACCTGCTCCCCTCCTTACTTCCATTACCTGCCCTTTTCATCCTCCACTTAACCTGCCATCCTCTGCTCATCTGTCGCCCACAGAAGAACCAGGATCCATTCGCTTTTGGTGAACTTATAGGATAATTCTGGTGTATTTCAAATTTAGTctaatttttgtaattttggcCATGATTCTGGTCAGTTGTAACACTGTATTCACCAAGAGATCTGGGAGTGTGGCAACATTGCTGTCTCTAAACCTTCAGGTTAGCCAAACATATTGTATAAGATTATTGCCAAACtatctgttgtaaacatccatcacagttaaGGTGCTGTTCCTACAGTATTACTTTGACCTAGGTTCTTACCATAGTTTTCCAACATTCACTTTATTCAGAGATAAATAGATAATCAAGTTTAAATAGATAATCTAGTTTAAATACATAATCTAGTTGTACTGTTGGCTGGTTGGATGTTGTTGTAGCAGTGCTAATGAGTCTCTAGAACTTAGCAAATATATGgccaaaaatacaataatacagCAAGTCCCAatttgtaataaaccagaattttattttaattcaaaacGTGAAGTGAAAAGCACCATTTAGTAATCATGCTCTGTCTTGGTTATCAATATAGCCCTGCAGTTCACCAAGAATAGAAATGTAGCAATTTTTAAAGAGATTTCTTTACCTGAAATGGTTGAATTGAAATTGTATTGTCTCCTTGTCACTGTTCACAAAAGGTTTACCCAACTATCAGCAACTCAGGACatgattttttctttctgtttaggCAAGACTCAATTTCACGCTTTTCTACCATACTCCCATATCTCTCTGTCATAATCGCATCTTGATGGCCCCGATAAGACATTATGGAGGCTAGCATGCATAAAACAAGGCTCTTTACCTCAAAGAGAGAAATAGCccaaagatgaacaaaaccaCACATAAGCAGACAAGCACATTCTGCAGATAAGGGCCTCACACTTACACCACACCCCTGATGAAAAGATGATTCCCTTCTGTGTAGAGACATAGAAGATGATCACCTCCTTGGTGTTATGGTCTcctcacacatactgtacaattcTAATATTTGCCTTGAACATGAGAGCGAGAGGGGACACAAAACAGCTTGTGCTCTAATTGTTGTATTGTACAAACGATGGATGAGGGGTGTGGAAGGTACCCAGCCTGTTTTTACCCTCACACACTCTGGCCTGACTGGATTGACTGATCAAATCTACGACAAGCTGCTGTTGTGATGTTATTATACAGCTGTGTTTTGAATGAGGGAAGGACGCAGCAATATAGtgcttaaaaaatacaaaacttaaaACCAATGACCATATGGCTGTTGTTGCTCACCGTGCTTCTTTTAAAAAGGTACAGTACGCTGGTTTCATCAAAGCAGTGCTCATCAGCATCCATCACCAAGGAAACCAGCAGCAATAatattgtacagtattttatacgCACTGACCTGGAGGAACAGTCTGGCTCTTCACTTGCTTTATCTTCCATCATATTGTATGCTTGATTACTGCAGTCTACTCTCAGAGACATTACTTTAATCTGTGTCCAGCAATTATTTCTAAGAGGAATTATAACCTTTCACTGTCATAACACACTCATCCGTCACCGCTACCAATGTTAGCCAAGGAAAAAGTGTACTGTACTAATCCAGCTGTATTGATTTCTTTCATCTCAAATACTTTGTTTTCTTGGTGGATGGGATGAAACATGCTTTTTTGTTCTTCCCACTGGCCAGTCATGTTGCGTGACTTGTTGAGTTTTGTCTGTCTAGACAATAAACGCTACGAATTACAGGAAGGGACTGTGATGGGACCTGACCTTTGTAACTGGATCAATAAAGGGAAATGAATGCAacatggtaaatggtaaatgggctgcatttatatagcgcctttctagtcttccgaccatcCAAAGCACTTAacactacatgccaacattcacccattcatacacacacacattcatacactgatggcagaggctgccatgcaaggtgccaacctgctcatcaggagttcTAACACctcgacatgcggactggaggaacCGGGGATCAATCCgctgatcttccaattagtggacgacctgcactacctctgagccacagctgccccaacAAGCAGATCTGATGAATCACATGCACATTAATTGGTCATTTTATGCTGCAATCTTTCATTcaacattataaacattttctgtattaaGCCCCCTTTGAGTCATTTCGTtgtctcctctgcctctcttatttgatgtgtgtttgaGGTGATTTGACAAACACCCTGTTCAGGAGCTGACAAAGTAAAAGCTCAAACATCCTCCAGGCTCATTTCTCGCACCTCACACATTTTTCAGCCACGTTGAGATGATTCAAAACTAAGCATAGTCTGCGGGCATTTGGCATTTTGGACAGAAGTTTCTGGAGTGCATGTGTATGCACTCTCTCTATATGTGTGAGAACTATCCGGGGCCAGGGATAAATGTTAGTCAGCTGACTTAGGCTTCATTAGATAGTCTTGTATCCCCGGGGTTTGTAACTTCGCCTTCTGTTAGTTTAAGACGGCAGTGAGGCGGTATGACTGCTAAAGGGACAcagcatgtgaacacacacatgcacatgatcATAAATCTGGAAAATCGTATGTGTTATGATGCTTCCTCACTCTTTATCAGTTGGCAGCTGCTTCCTAAAATGTGACATGGGCCTAAAAAGGAGCCAGAAGCATCACATAAAGCTGGCTATTTGTTGGTCACATGCCATTGCTGATCAAATTTCACTCACTCTAACTTCTTTTAAGTTAAAGTTTGCGGCATATTTATTGtagcagtattagtattattcaTAATTGGATTATCAGCAGCATTAGCtaagattttaaaatggaaaatttcCAAATTAGATGTAATTTCAGTTTCTGTTGGCGTCTGCATGGATGTTACAAGATCCctgatgatttgtttttccagaACCAACAAGAACATGAGCTGCTGTTTTCCAGTAATGGCTGATACTTCCAGAAACAATACTACTGCATCATAATTTTCTAGCAAACACAACATcatgtcagtcacacacacgcacacactcaagAGTCAAAATGTGACATAATCCTACAGATGTAGTGACAGCCATTGAATTGGAGTTGGGTTTGGCAATTATTACTCATAGTTGTACCCCCGTCCTCCTCTGTACATGTTCGTACGACTCATAAATTAGATTCTTGACATCTGTATCAATTTCCATTAGGCGAATGACCACATGAGGGTTTGGAGGGTTAGATAGCTTGTGTTTTCGTAGTGTGGAGGGTGGCAGAGTGAACCACATTTTTCTGTTCTCTAAACATCacacttttatttgtattgttctCTGTTGGGTTATTTTTCAGACTTATCTTTTGCATTAATGGACATTTATCCTTTATTCCTttcaaaattatacttttttttgtatttttccttaTTCTTCCAAATGTTTAATGTTGCTTTTAATGCTTCTAACTAAGAGGGTGTAGACTCCCATGTATCTTTCCCAACACCCATGAAGTCATCAGGTGCAGCCAGCAAGAAGCTTCCATTCACACACTTTGCCTATTGCTTATCAATGTGAGGGCTTCAAATTGAAGCCAATATCTACATCCTCAAGGaatgcaaacacaaagacacaaagacactCCATCCTTTTCCCCTTCAGCATATTGGTTcatttaatgttacattttagAAGGTAGCTGACATCACTGCTGGCAAACATAGTGAAAACCAAGAGATATTACCCAACCAGGGGGCCAactttttaaaggttttttcaGAGAAGTATAGAGTAGGAGTGAAACTGAATTTTATTGGCagaaaaagaaatctgattGATTTGGTTTTTACAATTGCTCAGCTGTTGCCAGCTTCTCTTAGACAACAACTTTGTTGAGGTGTAAGAAAGATGGATTTCAGCAGCACTAAAATTGCCTACCTGTCTCTCTGATGTCATACTGTAGAGTCAGCGACCAACCCAGATGCCATTTAAATACAATCAaggcgtgtatgtgtgtgtgacatcctTTAATCAGTGAAGATGGCTGCACCACTAGGTCTATGCAGGCAGAGTTGGTGTTATGGTGTCCAAGCAGGTCTGATCATGGGGCATGAAAGAAGGGATAAAACTGGATGGATggaaagagagggagtgagggTCACAAGCTGGGTgggaaaggaagagaaagagaggtatgatagagggagacagagataCTAAAGGTCGGTCATAAACAAGAGACACAAGACTTCTGCAGTCTGCTGGCCTGACAGAGGAGCCCACATTAAAGACCTCTTCACGCTGTACTGAAAGATCAATAAGCATTTATTCTTCTCAGCAGAACGAccccacatacagtacatacagacATTCAATATGCATAAATGCATGCATATAGGCAAACAGCAAGGCGTGCTGAACATGAAGGTTTTTGAATAACACTTTTTCAGGATTAcatgcattttttgttttattttgttttttgatctTGGATACCAGAATGAGAAACTTTGGAAGATAATTAATGTaagaaatgtttgaaaagttGTATTGCATGCATGTAGTGTACTGGCTATTTGGAGAGAGGTGTAGAAGTTAATCAGTACTGTAGAGAGCAGAAGGTTGAAAGGCATTCagatatgcacaaacacacacaaactacaacTCTGCCTacactgaaacatttctatTCTCTTCTGTTCCTCAACCTGCTGTAATCAGACCCTTGTACCTCACATGCAGCATGGTGGGTGTCAGCAGTTTGATGTGTTTCCTGTAGTCGGCTGTTGCCCTCAATGCCCCATTATCCTCCACAGGACATTCCTTTAGGATTTATACCTGCCATTTTAACTCTGTGATCGATATTTATGAACTACATTACTGCATTACAGAATGCGTAGCTGCTGTGCAGTTGAGTCAGGGGGCCATCGATCCTCCCCTCTGAGCTGGTGAGCACTGAGCTGAGGGGGACAGACGCAGAGACCTGGTCCAAACGCTTTACAGGGTTTTAAACTGGGCTCAGGGGTTGCTCTGATATGTCCCTGCTGGAGCAATATATTTCTCCTCAAGTCTGTTACCTGCTGACAGCTCAGGgtgcctgctgctgctcactagTGGTCGTATGAGACACTGCAGAGCTCAATGTTATGCTTAGAATCTGTACTAGTAAGAAAAACAGTCCTGTCATTACTTTACTACTA is a window encoding:
- the LOC122991100 gene encoding neuronal acetylcholine receptor subunit beta-2-like, producing MAAPVKAALALLVLTVATALCAEVEERLVSHLLSSERYNKLIRPAVNNSQQVTIYIQVSLAQLINVNEREQIMTTNCWLTQVWNDYRLMWDPDEYEGIKKIRLPSQHIWLPDIVLYNNADGTYEVSFYSNAVVSNNGEVAWLPPAIYKSACKIEVRDFPFDQQNCTLKFRSWTYDHTEIDLILLSDFASRDDFKPSGEWDIVSLPGRKNEDPDDIRYLDITYDFIIKRKPLFYTINLIIPCILITSLAILVFYLPSDCGEKMTLCISVLLALTVFLLLISKIVPPTSLAVPLIGKYLMFTMVLVTFSIVTSVCVLNVHHRSPSTHTMPPWVKRIFLYRLPSYLFMRRPGSSNIREKFRKKHQQRSYSDQKLRGADGGTGGSAGMADSSSSFFVNEESAKRYGWKISDMSENTEFRKRMTLKCNIDVEDAVDGVRYIAEKMKTEDDDEGIIEDWKYVAMVIDRLFLWIFVCVCVVGTVGLFMQPLFQSYNTPIIDDMDHN